The DNA region TATAGACACATATAGGCTGCTACAGctaaggaggcagaatttcagCCTGGATGTTGACAGGCAGATCAGAGACCCGATAGGAACAGCTCACTTTATATCTCTGGTCAAACAGAAACCACTGGTAAAAGTTTAACAGTCTCCAAgatggggccctgggcttggctTCCGGGCTTTTCCTAGCAGGGCTTGGGAGGGTGAAAGAGGCAGAGGCAGCTCACTCAAcctcagggagcagaaggaaGCAGCTTGAGTTGCTTTGCCATGCCTCCTGGACCAGTCCTCCTTCAGCCCAATGGTGGTGGCTGGATGCAGAGACTCTGCCAATGCAAGGCAGGTGGACATGGTAAGATGCCGCAGGTTCATATACAGTCAGAAGTGGGGAAGGAAATCTCCCTCACTGGTAGCAAAAGGCTATGGCACACCCCACCCATGCTTGAAACCCGAACCCGTTGTCTCAAGTCCAGTGCTAGGTCCACAGGCAGAGGCTAGAGTCACTGTAGCTTTTCTATATACACAGAGTGGGAACATACGTATACTTGTGCCAGTGCGGACAGAAGTGCATTTGTCTCCTGTAATTCTTGTTTATAGCTacagctggaggggaggagcCCTCCCAACTCCCCTCGCTCTGAGCACAGTCAGCAAAGAACATGGATGGGAGGCTTCTAAGAGCAAGATGCCTCTAGGCAGCATAGTGGCACAGAGGGCATTGCACGGCCCCAGTGAGAAACCCTCCTCTGACATGCACCTGCTTCCTGTAGCCAGAACAAAACCTGAACTGGGATGGACGTCCCAGGCCGACGAGAGGAGCTGCCAACCTCTGAGCTGAATCTCCACCAAGGAGAGGCGAATCCCACAGAGAACTCCAccccttctttcctttctcttatCGATGCCTGTGTTCCAGCAGGGACTCAAAGTCTGGGGAACACACCAGCTTGTGCTTCACGTGTCCCAGGATGATCATCTCTCCAGTCCTGCTGTCTCCAATGCCCACAGATACCAGCTCCTTTTAACAACAcaggaaaaaacattaaaaacagccAGATCCACTCTCTGTTTAGAGATTACCTACCCATGAGCATAAAGAGGAAGTTTCCCCAAGGCAGGGAGATGCAATCttcatcagggctggctttaggccaattcccctgaTTCCCCCGAGTTGGGCCTCACGCCTAAGCGGGCCCCGCGCCTAATTTAgtcgcctttttaatttttactcacccagtggcgctccgggtcttcggcggcaggtccttcagtgccgcggaagacccggagcgaaGACGCAGAGCGTTGCTGGGCGAGTCATCTCtgctggggccccgtcgaaactatTTGAATTGGGCTCTGttcttcctaaagccagccctgatcttTATGATCACTCAAGAGAGCTATGCTGTAGCTTAATTCCCTGGCCCCAATTCATTCCATGAGTGAGTTACGCTCCCATCGAGCATTGacttcttaggccttggctacactgtcgctttacagcgctgcaactttctcactcaggggtgttaaAAGCACccgtgtaaacagtgccccagcactgttCAAAGCGTTGTacagttgcaagtgtagccataccctaatgcTCTGTTGTATGCATCTGAACTCTGGAGGGGAAACAATTCCTTCCCAGCAGGGAGAGCCGAGCTCAGAAACTCATCTCCTGGCTGCCTGGGCACCAGGATCCTTCGTGTGCTGATTGCAGACAAAGCCAGTAGATGACTAGGGTAGGCTAAATCCTTGCTAAACCGTAGGCTCCCCAAGTCCTCCAAAGCAATGTGAGCGgcggttctctctctctcatccactGTCTCCAAAATAACCTCCCCACTTCAGTGTTGGGGTGTGGATGCTATAAGCCTTCATATCTTGGGGCCTCTTCCTGATCCAAATAAGATAGCAGCAGCTCTTCTCAGTCCTCGAAGGGCACATCAAGTGGATGGCTCAGGGGAGTAAGATTTAGATACAGAACCCTGCACCTCCGAGGTGCTGGTTCAAGTCAGGCCCAGTTGGAGAGTAGATAAAGTCACTGCTACCTGACGGCTGCTGGATGGGCCTCTCATGAAATGAGTTTTGGAGCCTCAGCCCAATTCCTAGCAGCTAGGGGTCCATAAGATGGTGTTTACATACCATGGAGATGTACTGGGTTTTGTGACCCATGATGTCTAACAACTGGCTCTCACTAGCCATCTCAATTGAGAGGCCAAGGAATGAACAGACCCTGGAGAGAGAACGCTCCTCTCAAGCATAGAGGGAGGGGCCCTCAAGGGCAAGTCAGGACTGAAACACACAAGCAATGGGGAAGTAAGCAAGTGTTTGGGGATGGAGGAAGCATTCCCCAGGCTCCCAGCCTGTCATCtatcaccagcactaaattcaccaTAGACGCAAGAACAAACCATTTCCCATGCATGCTGGCTGCTGAGCAAGCTGTACCTGCAAAAAGGAGCAGGGGGTCCCCATGGTCACGTCCAGAGTCACTTTGCCCAGAACCAGCTGCACCTTTCCCGATTTGCGGATCAGCAGCTTCCCCACCTGCCCTTCTGGCAGGTCCCCCAGGGTGCAGATGTTTCTCAGCCTGCTTGGCCTCCTGTGGAGAGAAACATTCAGGGTTAAAGTGGTGCAGCTCCTTTACCCTGGTCACCCCAGTGCTCTTCTCCAGTCAAGAGTGGGGATGCTCATGTCTTTCCTTGAAGGAGTCTCTCCAAAGAGGAGTAAGAGAACCTTTAAGATATGTCTCCACCTCCATGCAGTGAGGTTCAGGTGTGCTGTATCATTGGACAGAAGTTAATTGcctctttctttcaaaatttaaTGCAAGTTCCATCAGTGCCGAAACAATGCAGCCTCCTTCAAAACCAGAGCCGTCCTTACGTGCCGAGGTTGCAAGCATATCTGCAACCTGGCTCAAGCTGGTAGGATGTCAAAGGACAATGGGTTTGGGGAACTTGCACAGTGGAAATAGCAATTGCCATGAGCCAAGATGCAGATGAGCTGCTTACAGAAACTGCATCAATGAAATCCTAGGTGCTTTCGGGGAGTGTGTGAAGGACCCAGTGTGTGAAGGACCCAGTGAAGGGATTGGGGAGCACTGTTAAAGTTGCCTGTGTGCCCTCCCCACCCAGGTCTCTCACCACTGGATACAGCAAATTCCCAGAATGCCAACACAGACTGTCTCTTGTTGCATTGCTCCTTCTCCCATTGCACATGCACACCAGTGCCCTAGTGGGAGCACCTGTCTGACAAGGCTCAGCTCTTAGCTAAGTTTTATCTACAACTTCTGCTGATGGGCATCCTGAGCCCACATGCTTCTCTAGAGCCTAGCTACAATATATGCATACAGCTCCCATCTAAACAGGGGTGATGCACTGCAAGCCAGCCCCCTGCTACAGTGTACATCTCATTCCCACACCAGGGAGAGTTCAGTGAGGGTCCCGCTTGACCTTGTACCTGGTTCTTCTCCTGCTTCACCATCACCATCTGTCCCTCCTCATTCTGCACCTCTGTTTTGATGGGCTTGGTGTCCTGCGTGGGCGGCTGCCCAGGGAGCGTGTCCGGCAGCTGCAGGAAGACCAGCTCCTCTTCTTTGGTCAGGCTCAGACTCTGCAGCAACTCTGCCACGCAGATGTCTTGTGGGTAGCCGGGAGGTGCCTTTGTCTGAGATGGCTTGGCAACCGCCGGTGGCTCCTTTGAGTCCTCCTCATCGCGGGGCTCCTCTTTACTAAGAGCAGAGACAAAACCGCAGAGCTCACTGGGGTGGAGGACAAGATCACAGGCTACCTGTACTCCACCACGAGCGCCCTGTTAGACAACAGCCATTTTCCCATGCTCTGAGAGTGTCCGCTTCACACACCctgtgggtgggagggaaagaggcTCTAACCACCTGCAGTGAATCTTGCAGCAGAATAACCAGGGGCATAGGAAGAACGCTGACCTCTGGTGCATTTATTTCACTTGTCAGGCCCAATCCTCTAAGGTGTTAAGTCCCATTGGGAGTCAGTGGGAATTGAAGCTCTCGGCACCATGCAGGACCTGACCCTTAGTGATCAGGATGATGGGAAATATCATATGTAGTTAATGTCTGGGCTACACATTAAGCCTCTTGAATACACTCTTGGTTCTGGGTGGTTTCTCATCCCCTTCTCAAGAGCTGGAGACAAGAACCATCCTCAGTCAGAGCGAACAGACTTGCACAGCACTGTACCTCTTGTGACCTCTTAGTATGTTGGACCATTCACAGCAGCACATCCCCAAGTGGTTTCCCTCTACCCCCTGCAAAACTCTGTACCTTGCTCCTCTTCTGATCAGAGAACCCCTGATATTcactggggcagggaggctggaaATAGAAGGGCCAGACCAAATGTATGAGACCTGCTAGGGAGGTCTCCCAGGGATACCTTTTAGTTAATAGCCAGTACGCTTAGCTGAATGCTTGGATTTTGTGAGTACAGTGGCACAAGTCAGCTCCATGTTCTGCTACCCCAAGCATTCAAGCTGCGAGGCTGTAGTTAGGGCTGGTAAGCTTAGCCCCCAGGGCTTATCACCATAAGGATCCCAGCACAGAGTCTGACCATGATAGGCTTGGATCCAGTACCTTTCACTGAAGGCAAATCCACTTCCATCATCTCTTCCTTGGTGCTGGTGGCGAAAGGCTTCACATCTTCCTGGTCTTCGCCCTCCTCCTTGAACAGCCAGCCTGAGTGGGCCAGGGGCAGCTGAACTGGTTTGTTCCGGATGTCATTTCTCAAGCGTGGGTCATCAAGGAACTGaaggaggaaagagggagagggaaaagagTCAGAAGGTAGAATATCCCTTAGTGCGATAGAGGGGAGAGCTGACAGCCAGGACTTATCAGGGACACGACACAGGGAAGACAAATACTCTTAACAAATACTTCATAACCCCTATGCAGATAGGCACCACcgccccccattttacagaaggggaaactgaggtacaaagaggAAGTGAGTTGTGACTGACATAGCAAGTTGACAACAGAGCTAAGGACCCAACCCGGGAATCCTGCCTTCCAGTTCTGCACACCAACCACGCCCGGATACTGTAATCCTATAACTCCGTGCCACCCGTAAGAGCGCTTGGTCTGATCTGTGTACAATCCaaccccacagaagtcaatgggagctgttcgtgactattgcaggatcaggcaaCATGAGTATTCTCTCCTTTCCATGAAGCAGTGAAGTGAGGAGAGTAACTGGTGGTGAGCCTGAAGCTCCCACTGCTGGGTGCAGAAACTGACTCTTGGGGAGCAGCAGAGATGTCCTGCCTCTGAGGAAACAGCCACTAGGCCCTAGGTGTCTTGCTGGCAGGGGTAGAATTGGGGACTCCCAGACTAACAAACATCAGGGAACTAGAAGCCCTAAACTCCCTCCTCAACCTCCATGACCCCCACTAATGGAACAATCATGGAGTAGGCTCTTCTGTTCCAGCAGGTTGGAGAATTATAGTCCTGCGTCCCACATAGtactgccccctcctcccagccttgcTTACATCATCCTTTTCCAGCATACGCAGGATCTGCTTGGTCTCCTCGTCCGTCTCCCTCTTCTCTTTCTTTATGTTGATAATGTGGGAAGGTCCAAAGTCTGACATGTCCACAGTCTTATCCCAGGTGCCTGTGCAAAAGAGAGCACAGGAGTGAAGGTTTGGAACAGGGATAATTCCTTTGTGAAGCACTGTACTTCAATCCCTCTTTTCTTGGTGTGAATTAAGTGATTCTAGATtcagagccctgccacccgggATCCCCTTGTTCCACTCTAGAACAGAACAGCAACaagcagtgcaagcttctccaACACTAGCCTGCCAATGTGCCTCCACTCTGGCCTAGAGGAACTGCACCTCTGGGGAGAGAGGGTAGTTCAGGACTAGTCTTCACTGCAAGTTATCTCAAGTTACTACACGAGTTAGCTGAGCTCGAGTGAGCACGGTCACAGTGCAAAAACAATATCAAGTGACACGGAGTGAACGGATCAGCAGCTGATGAGTCGTTATAACTTAGGCTGCCACATCCCCACTGCATTAGTAGCTTGAGCATCAACCCACAACAACTCCGCAACAACTCAGTGAGCTTGActttaaagcaccacttaactcGAGCTAGGTGTGTGCACGCAAACGGGTGCTGGGTTGGGGCAACACTTGAGTTACAGCTTGAACTCATGTTGCTGTGAAGACAAGGCCTCATTCTCCAGCCAGGAAAGAGACTCTCCAGTCTTGACTTCCCCCAAGTGCATGTTACGCAAGCCACCAGGACATTTGCCACTAGTAACAGCACTGAGACCCACCACACAATGAATTGAACAGTGGTGACTTTAATGGGCTGAACTGAAACTAGTAACCTTGTGGTGAAGAGCTCTCTTACCCCAGTGTGGATCACTAACCCCTTCCAAACCCCAGGTCATTTTATTTCAAACCTTTGCATAAAGGCAGTACCAACGTTAACAAAAACAATCAACCCATGGACAGCACCTTTCATTCCAAAGTGCTTTAACAATTCTGGTACAAAGATACATGCAAGCTGGACACAGGGATCACTCATGTTGCCaccaaaatgcagccatctcttcTTATCACTGGCCTTCGTTGTAAGTCATCTCCAAGGAGAAAAAGCAAAGCAGAAGGGAGACCCTGGGAAAAGTGGCTTCTGtgacaccctcctgcccccacagctgTAAGTGCTGTCTACATTCCTGCTAACAGTACCCTTCCTTTCATCATTTCTGCTGGGCCTTGCTCAAAGATGGAGTGGGACTTGAATGATCTCCGGCCCTCCTCTGCCTCGCCCATGGCCATCTCGCTGCCGATCccgatctctctctttcttctctttcttgatggagctatcctcttTTGGCCTGGAGGAAAAGGTTTGATGGGGTATGCTTATTGCAAGCTTAAACGCTCCTGCTAAATCCTAACACACTTGAAATAATCCACCCTCACATCTTATAGTGTAGTTACATACACTCAGAAGATGCCAGAATATTTTACAAACCGTCTATAGCAATCACTGCAAGCAGCCAACCTTGGGTGGAATGTGGAGGCTGTTTAATAGTGCACAGCGACCAGTAACCCATTAATCTGGCTTTTAGATGATCACATCCCACTCCACTGAGACAATATAAGGTGGTCACTACTCTTCTTTGATCTTCCTGCTAATTATGTTGGGGGTGAAAGTTTtctacaacaaaacaaaaaaaaaaagattacatcACTTGTTCAGAATGGTGACAAATATAAGCCACAGAAACAAATGCGAAGCTATGTGATGGACTCCACCCATCTGCTGCTGAGCATCTCTAACATGGTGCTAGATCTTGAgagccctcagctcccactgatttcagtaggagctgaaGAGAGCTAGGCTCTGGCCCGGCCCTAGCCCTTGACGTAAATCTTGCTGTCTGGAGGTACTTTACATCAGTCTCTTGTTTTATCATGGTCCAAGCTTGTTCCCACTGGAGGGTGCTGTTTACAAGCCATCCTTATGCACAGGTACCCGAATGTCTGTCTAGGCTCGACTATTTCAGTGCTTATGGATGAAGATGCTTAAAAAATGGAGCGAGGAAGCCTGGCACGAACCAGTCTGGCTGCATTACAGAGTCAGACAATGCATTTGTGTCCCGTACAACTCCCTGCCAGTCACCTCTACAGAAGGTGCCAGCCCAGTTACACAATTGCTCATGTGGCATCAGGAATGGGTAGAGGGCAGCCTTTGAAAGAAGAGGCTACAGAAGACATGGAAACATGCAGAGATTGGCAAGGTCTGCTCAGGCTGCCAGTTCAAACAGAATAATGCTGTTTATCTAAGGCTTATTTTCCAACTGCTCTCCAGACATCATTGATAACCATCACATCCTGCTCTATAAGGCGAGTAGTATGTATCTCCCCACTTTCCAGATGGGAAAAGAAATTGAAAGAGTGACTTGATCAAAGCCTCAGAAGGAGTTAGTGTCAGAGAagggaacagaacaaggagttCTGATTGCAGAGGCTCCTGATCCAACAACTATACTACATAGGAACTGCCATATCTGACCACATCAGTGGTCTATCTAGTGTGGTATCCTGTCTCCTCCTTATCAGATGTTACATAGGAAGGTGTAAGCCACCCCAAAATGGACAACTTTCTTCTTAACCCAAGCAGTTAAGCTTACGCCCCTTCCTCCATCCGAGACAGGTAGAAAGATACAAAAAACAAGCTGACACTGGAattattgtaataaaaatcaGGTTTCTAAGCTTTTTAATGTCAGGAGGAGGCATCTTTCATTAGACTCCAAAAAGGAGCCAAGAACAATTAGCAGCATCCCTCAAAGAAGTGTCACTGTAAGAGCACTAAGCACATCTGTTGAGTGTACAAACTCTTTGTGGCACTAACTATGTGTTCTTGATCACTGTACAGCACTAGGTCATGGATACTACAGGCGAGATGCGGCACATGGTAAAGTCAGTGGTACTGACCCTGGTGGGTTCAGGATCAGATTCTATAAAAATGAGATCAAATTTATTTTATGGGCCACTTATTTGGTTAAAGAAAGTCAGAAGCGCAGTCTTCTCTGTGCAATTGGGGATACTTGCCTTTTTTACTCCTCCAAGGGTAAGGTCTCGGGAACGGATAGAGGGTAGGCGCCCAGGGGTAATGGGGGTGGCAGGTCTCCTCCCTATTCACGCCCCCGGTGCCCCAGTGAGTCCAGGCCGGAGGCTGCCTGGGTTTCCAGGGTCGTTGCCAGAACTCCCCTCCGACATCCTTTCCagttacctgggaagagaaacATCAGAGGGAACAACACAGCTGAAATTTCCAGTAACCCAATGAGCTGACACCTGGAAATCCATTTCCCGAGCCAGAAGGAATGGAGGTGGTGCTATAGCCATGCAGACTCCTTCGCTGTCCAGACACAGCTCAgtcaggaggaagaagaggaatcTGTTGCGATTGGGAGAAAAGGGAATAAGGCTAATTGCTAGGACAAGAAATTAACAAATCACAAGGGACAAAAGAGACCTGAGATACCAGAGGCACGATTAACTGAAGGGAACTTTGGagggtgcgggggagggagggggcagggcacagcCTGCATGTAAGGAAGGTGTACTGAGCACAGGAGGACAGCAGAGTTGGGAGATCTTTTCTGTAGCTCATCGGCCTTCTGGCTGGACCGGGGATGAGTTCCTCAAAGGGGATCAGAAAGAAGCCCACATACTCAGCCCTCGCTATTTCAGGGCTCACACCCACCACGGTACCTTTGCTGTACACAGTCAGATCCCCCTCATTACACGGGGCTTTGACCCCTTCACTTCTCCCCACACGCAGGGGCTCGTTACCTCCAGCGTCCATGTTATGAGGGAACTCTCTCTTGCCACAGGGGGAGGGCTCCCCCTGTCTTTAGGCCCCTCACTATAGGGGTTCAACATCCCACAGCAAGGGTCCCAGAAACCTCCCTTTCAAGGCTCCCCCATCTCCAGGCACCCCCATAGGGGGCTCAGACCCCACCACCTGTCTCCGGGCGTGCAACCCTCCCCCGCATAGGCTTCAACCCCATATTGCCATCTCCAGGCATGCACCCACCCCCTTAGGGCCACCGTCAGGCTCACACACCCCATAGGAGCCTCTGAACCTACTCCCATCTCCAGGCACACCCCCCCCATAGCGAGCTCAATCACCCTCATTCCTCCCCGACCAGACTTGCACCCCACATAGGGGCTCAGACCCCTCTCCCGCCCAGACACGCACCCCCCCAGGGGGCTCAACCCCCGCCCAGACACGCATCCCCATACGGGGCTCAGATCCCACCCTTGTTACCTATCCCGGCCTcgacctgcagcagcagcaagcaggaAGAAGATGACCCGACGATTGACCTTTCAACTCTAGCCGCATGCGTGCCCCCGCCATCTTTGTGAGGACAGTGAAAGTAGAAGGACGCCAGCCTCACCGCATATTTGTGAGGGGCTCGCACTCGTAATGGAGGAAAAGAGCGTGCCGCCATCTTTGTGAGGGGCGACCGCTAACGTAGGCGGAAGTAGGCGCTATCTTTGTGAGGGACGCCCACTAAACTGGGGAAATAATTGCTGCTAGTTTGgcaggcagggaaactgaggtagggcACTGACTTGCCATGGTGACTAAGGAAATAAGTGGACAAATCAAgcatagaatccaggagtccagaTTCCCAATCACTTTCCTCCCACTACTGTGATTAGTACCTACCTACCCTAATGCTGCAATCACCTTGCCAAACCCTCTAGATCATACTGGCATCTAAATGCCCATGCTAAGAACTGTACTGTAGACTGTCACTAGCAAGATTCCCCAGGATGAGAGGAGGTAAATGCTACTAGAAGCTTACCAGTGGCATCCATGGTTTAAATACGTGATGCCTCTTGTCTCATTCTTTGCaaatcagtgttgccaactcttgca from Gopherus evgoodei ecotype Sinaloan lineage chromosome 2, rGopEvg1_v1.p, whole genome shotgun sequence includes:
- the POLR3D gene encoding LOW QUALITY PROTEIN: DNA-directed RNA polymerase III subunit RPC4 (The sequence of the model RefSeq protein was modified relative to this genomic sequence to represent the inferred CDS: deleted 2 bases in 2 codons; substituted 1 base at 1 genomic stop codon), translated to MSEGSSGNDPGNPGSLRPGLTGAPGAXIGRRPATPITPGRLPSIRSRDLTLGGVKKKTFTPNIISRKIKEEPKEDSSIKKEKKERDRDRQRDGHGRGRGGPEIIQSHSIFEQGPAEMMKGRGTWDKTVDMSDFGPSHIINIKKEKRETDEETKQILRMLEKDDFLDDPRLRNDIRNKPVQLPLAHSGWLFKEEGEDQEDVKPFATSTKEEMMEVDLPSVKEEPRDEEDSKEPPAVAKPSQTKAPPGYPQDICVAELLQSLSLTKEEELVFLQLPDTLPGQPPTQDTKPIKTEVQNEEGQMVMVKQEKNQEAKQAENICTLGDLPEGQVGKLLIRKSGKVQLVLGKVTLDVTMGTPCSFLQELVSVGIGDSRTGEMIILGHVKHKLVCSPDFESLLEHRHR